The Nitrospiraceae bacterium genome includes a window with the following:
- a CDS encoding DUF255 domain-containing protein — translation MAGTSGTGKANRLQHETSPYLLQHARNPVDWYPWGPEALAEALRLRRPILLSIGYSSCHWCHVMERESFENEAIAALMNEHFICIKVDREERPDLDEIYMQATLALNHNQGGWPMTVFLTPNQQPFFAGTYFPPEDRWGRPGFPTVLKKIAEYWAQDPQGLVNQAATLTARLKEGAHAPSPTMVGEAELDTAVTQFAEDFDPKHGGFSGAPKFPPATGLSLLLRCYARSGDSHTLHMVRKTLDEMAAGGMYDHIGGGFARYSTDDRWLVPHFEKMLYDNALLAHVYVEAYQVTGDSTYHRIATETLDYVLREMTAPDGGFYSSTDADSEGVEGKFFVWTPDSIRAAVSTDDDARLLCTYYDVTPGGNWEHTNVLHTPRSQEEVAKELGLTVADLSERLDRLKPLLYAARSKRIPPDLDDKVITAWNGMMIRAMAEAGRVFGEKRYVEAAQRAADFLLAHHSKQDGRLLRTSRGGKAHLDAYLEDYAYLAESLVDLYETQGGDRYLREAVRLAERILEDFHDREHGAFFTTASGHEHLIIRSREGPDGATPSGNSVAASVFARLSVHGAREDFRQAAIGAIRAYGRPIGRYPRAFAKSLAVVDFLMQGPIELAFVGSPTDPGMTSLKGAVVARFLPNRICAYADPATPTEHPLLAGKTAVDGKAALYVCRNFACQRPVTDPAHVAIMLETQSSHARAGQESEQKVLGGERLAGSATGKGTAEFASKAIQASKGRLREDWAFTRCGRTGWTVSRLGFGTYRVDGSQPDHRQALLQAIHAGCNLIDTSTNYMDGESERLVGAVLAELTGGGTVTRDQMVLVSKIGYVQGQNLVQAKAREKAGKPYQNMVKYGEGIWHCIHPDFLADQLTQSLDRLGIATLDVCLLHNPEYFLTAAAQVEGADVAALRDQFYERLERAFEYFERQVLAGRLSWYGVSSNTVTALPTKADATSLSRMLAAAQRAAERLERTAHHFAVIQCPMNLCEAGAALVPNTGANGDESLLQVAQQNDAAVLVNRPLNAMPRAGGGIVRLGDVELVSHHVDFEEQRRKVAGLEEEYRKDVAPAVQQGGHGMLPSDFFRWAEELGRIRPQIQGIEQWEQIEQQMVAPHVNQVLRALGNAFTGEMAERWESWRDRYLPELVKLLKELHAEAAERSRVRATDLHRQINPFLASSRRGASLSQKALWALASTPGVTTVLNGMRTPAYVSDSMDVLTWAPMDQPIRLFEHFAAKK, via the coding sequence ATGGCCGGAACATCGGGAACGGGCAAAGCCAATCGGCTTCAACACGAAACCAGCCCCTACCTTCTTCAACACGCGCGTAACCCAGTCGACTGGTATCCCTGGGGGCCCGAGGCCCTCGCGGAAGCCCTGCGTCTGCGCCGCCCCATCCTGCTATCGATCGGCTACTCCTCCTGCCATTGGTGCCACGTGATGGAGCGGGAGTCCTTCGAAAACGAAGCGATCGCCGCGCTGATGAATGAGCATTTCATCTGCATCAAGGTCGACCGCGAGGAACGCCCAGACCTGGATGAAATCTATATGCAGGCCACCCTGGCGCTTAATCATAACCAGGGTGGATGGCCGATGACCGTATTCCTCACCCCGAACCAGCAGCCGTTCTTTGCCGGCACCTATTTTCCACCCGAAGACCGCTGGGGACGACCTGGTTTCCCAACTGTCCTGAAAAAGATCGCGGAGTATTGGGCACAGGATCCGCAAGGGTTGGTCAACCAAGCCGCCACTCTGACAGCGCGTCTTAAGGAAGGCGCACACGCCCCCTCCCCCACGATGGTGGGCGAGGCCGAACTCGACACGGCAGTCACGCAGTTTGCCGAGGATTTCGATCCGAAGCACGGCGGATTCAGCGGCGCTCCCAAATTTCCACCTGCAACCGGGCTTTCCCTACTCCTGCGCTGCTACGCGCGATCCGGCGACTCCCACACCCTGCACATGGTCCGTAAGACCTTGGATGAGATGGCGGCTGGCGGCATGTATGACCACATCGGCGGAGGTTTTGCCCGCTATTCCACCGACGATCGCTGGCTCGTGCCGCACTTTGAAAAGATGCTCTATGACAATGCGCTGTTAGCGCATGTCTATGTCGAGGCCTACCAAGTAACGGGTGATTCGACGTACCACCGAATCGCCACGGAAACGCTGGACTACGTCTTGCGCGAGATGACCGCACCGGATGGCGGATTTTACTCCTCCACCGACGCCGATTCCGAAGGGGTGGAGGGCAAGTTTTTCGTCTGGACACCAGACAGCATCCGCGCCGCCGTCTCGACGGATGATGATGCACGACTCCTTTGCACCTACTATGACGTCACGCCAGGCGGCAACTGGGAACATACCAATGTGTTACATACGCCGCGCTCGCAGGAAGAGGTCGCCAAAGAACTAGGCCTGACCGTAGCTGACTTGTCCGAACGCCTGGACCGGCTGAAGCCGCTCCTGTACGCTGCCCGCTCCAAGCGCATTCCACCGGACCTGGACGATAAGGTGATCACCGCCTGGAATGGCATGATGATCCGAGCCATGGCCGAGGCGGGTCGCGTATTCGGAGAAAAGCGGTATGTGGAAGCGGCGCAACGTGCGGCTGATTTTCTCCTTGCGCACCACTCGAAGCAGGATGGCCGCCTCCTCCGGACGTCGCGAGGTGGGAAGGCCCACCTAGATGCCTACCTCGAAGACTACGCTTATTTGGCCGAGAGTCTCGTCGACCTGTATGAAACACAGGGGGGCGACCGGTACTTGCGAGAGGCAGTTCGTCTCGCAGAGCGCATATTGGAAGACTTTCATGATCGTGAACACGGCGCATTTTTCACCACCGCCTCCGGCCACGAACACCTCATCATCCGAAGCCGCGAGGGGCCCGATGGCGCGACGCCCAGTGGCAATTCGGTCGCGGCCTCTGTCTTTGCGCGCCTCTCCGTGCATGGTGCCCGCGAGGATTTTCGACAAGCGGCCATCGGCGCGATTCGTGCGTATGGCCGACCGATCGGCCGGTACCCGCGCGCGTTTGCAAAAAGTCTGGCCGTCGTCGATTTTCTCATGCAGGGCCCGATCGAATTGGCTTTCGTCGGGTCGCCCACCGACCCGGGAATGACCTCATTGAAAGGCGCAGTGGTAGCGCGTTTCCTCCCGAATCGCATTTGTGCCTACGCCGACCCGGCCACCCCGACTGAGCATCCTCTCCTGGCCGGCAAGACTGCGGTCGATGGCAAGGCGGCACTCTACGTCTGTCGGAACTTTGCTTGCCAACGCCCCGTCACCGACCCAGCCCACGTGGCCATCATGCTCGAGACCCAATCCAGCCATGCGCGCGCCGGCCAGGAATCGGAACAGAAGGTCTTGGGTGGAGAGCGCCTTGCCGGGTCCGCCACAGGCAAGGGTACGGCCGAATTCGCTTCCAAGGCCATCCAAGCCTCAAAAGGTAGGTTACGGGAAGACTGGGCGTTCACCCGTTGCGGCAGAACTGGGTGGACGGTCAGCCGGCTTGGGTTCGGGACTTATCGGGTGGATGGCAGTCAACCGGACCACCGGCAGGCGCTCCTGCAGGCCATTCATGCAGGCTGCAATCTCATCGACACCAGCACCAATTATATGGATGGGGAAAGCGAGCGATTGGTCGGGGCAGTGCTGGCGGAATTGACGGGGGGTGGGACGGTCACGCGCGATCAGATGGTGCTCGTTTCGAAAATCGGCTATGTCCAGGGTCAGAATCTGGTCCAGGCCAAAGCCCGCGAGAAAGCCGGTAAACCATACCAAAACATGGTGAAATACGGTGAAGGAATCTGGCACTGCATCCATCCCGACTTTCTCGCCGATCAGCTTACGCAGTCCCTGGATCGATTGGGCATCGCGACGCTGGATGTCTGCCTGCTGCACAACCCTGAATACTTTTTGACCGCAGCGGCCCAGGTCGAAGGAGCGGACGTGGCCGCCCTGCGCGATCAGTTTTACGAACGGCTGGAGCGAGCGTTTGAGTATTTCGAGCGACAAGTGCTGGCCGGGCGTCTGAGCTGGTACGGGGTTTCTTCCAACACCGTCACCGCGCTCCCCACAAAGGCAGACGCGACGTCGCTTTCCCGCATGTTGGCCGCTGCACAACGGGCAGCCGAGCGGCTGGAACGGACGGCCCATCACTTTGCGGTGATCCAGTGCCCGATGAATCTGTGCGAAGCAGGCGCGGCGCTCGTGCCGAATACAGGCGCCAATGGAGACGAGTCCCTCCTTCAGGTTGCGCAGCAAAACGACGCCGCAGTCCTGGTCAACCGCCCGCTCAACGCCATGCCCCGCGCCGGCGGCGGTATCGTCCGCCTTGGGGATGTCGAACTCGTCTCCCACCATGTGGATTTCGAAGAACAACGGCGCAAGGTGGCTGGCTTGGAAGAGGAATACCGGAAGGACGTCGCGCCGGCGGTTCAACAGGGCGGCCATGGCATGTTGCCCAGCGACTTTTTCCGTTGGGCGGAGGAACTCGGGCGCATTCGTCCCCAAATTCAAGGCATTGAACAGTGGGAACAGATCGAGCAACAGATGGTGGCCCCGCACGTCAATCAAGTGTTGCGAGCTTTGGGCAATGCCTTTACGGGCGAGATGGCAGAGCGGTGGGAATCCTGGCGTGACCGCTACTTGCCGGAGTTGGTCAAGCTGCTGAAAGAACTCCATGCGGAAGCGGCGGAACGGAGTCGCGTGCGCGCCACCGATCTGCATCGACAA